From one Phycodurus eques isolate BA_2022a chromosome 6, UOR_Pequ_1.1, whole genome shotgun sequence genomic stretch:
- the acp5a gene encoding tartrate-resistant acid phosphatase type 5a, which translates to MALILVAVVLAAMPSAYCYPATLQDLAGANRTSIKFLALGDWGGMPYPPYMTVVQRATAHEMTKVAQQMGADFVLALGDNFYFKGVDRVDSPRFKDTFEAVYTGKSLNVPWYVLAGNHDHAGNVQAQIEYTQKSARWNFPSYYYELDFRIPKTDKTLTIIMLDTVKLCGNSLDFVDEKPKGPLSAVDANRQVTWLEERMARSKADFLLVAGHYPVWSVSEHGPTDCLLQRVRPLLLKYNTTAYFCGHDHNLQYISESGVGYVVSGAGNFLDPDVRHWNRVPKGSVKFFTGQVSTLGGFVHAEVTKSEMILTFYQAKGTSLFRTVLSPRNGK; encoded by the exons ATGGCACTGATTCTGGTTGCCGTTGTGCTTGCTGCCATGCCTTCAGCCTACTGCTATCCTGCTACCTTGCAAGACTTGGCTGGGG CTAATAGGACATCCATTAAGTTCCTAGCATTGGGAGACTGGGGGGGTATGCCTTACCCCCCCTACATGACTGTGGTGCAGAGGGCCACTGCTCATGAGATGACTAAAGTAGCACAGCAGATGGGAGCAGACTTTGTTCTGGCACTTGGTGATAACTTCTACTTTAAAGGTGTGGACAGAGTGGATTCTCCAAGATTTAAG gacaccTTTGAAGCTGTGTACACAGGAAAGTCCCTCAATGTCCCCTGGTACGTTCTAGCTGGCAATCACGACCATGCGGGGAATGTCCAAGCCCAGATTgaatacacacaaaaatctgCAAGATG GAACTTCCCTTCCTACTACTATGAGCTGGACTTCCGCATCCCTAAAACGGACAAGACGCTGACTATTATCATGCTGGACACCGTGAAGCTGTGTGGGAACTCTCTCGACTTTGTGGACGAGAAGCCCAAAGGCCCCTTGAGTGCAGTGGATGCCAACCGCCAGGTGACGTGGCTGGAGGAGAGAATGGCTCGGTCAAAGGCTGATTTCCTCCTCGTGGCCGGTCACTACCCGGTTTGGTCAGTGTCTGAACACGGGCCCACTGATTGTCTCCTGCAGAGGGTTCGCCCACTGCTGCTCAAATACAACACCACAGCCTACTTCTGCGGCCATGACCACAATCTGCAG tacatttcagagtctgggGTGGGCTACGTAGTGAGCGGTGCTGGAAACTTCCTGGATCCGGATGTGCGCCACTGGAACCGTGTCCCCAAAGGTTCCGTGAAGTTCTTCACTGGCCAGGTGTCCACTCTCGGAGGCTTTGTTCATGCAGAAGTCACAAAGAGCGAGATGATACTCACCTTCTACCAGGCTAAAGGCACTTCTCTCTTTCGCACAGTGCTCTCACCAAGGAATGGCAAATAG
- the syce2 gene encoding synaptonemal complex central element protein 2 isoform X1: protein MSPEVHDHLYDVDLSKPLLDSKSQSKGPQWTFSLKKNQTQTPTRTKDVIRTHLQVENAEAILSREDDVEENFSSNDISRRVQELVEKIHDRRTNDQKEIESFQQIIVDKVTEVCQQMKQDMYNVYEENSSEMQVKLLELTDVLETCTRLHTELLKASHVLASLQEGLTVSCTAEPMSE, encoded by the exons atgtctcctgaagtccacgatcatctctacg ATGTCGATTTATCAAAGCCATTACTCGACTCCAAATCACAGTCTAAAGGACCACAATGGACTTTTTCTTTGAAGAAGAACCAGACTCAAACCCCAACCAGAACGAAGGACGTGATAAGGACCCAC TTACAAGTAGAAAACGCAGAGGCCATTTTGAGCAGGGAGGATGACGTTGAAGAGAATTTCAG CTCAAACGACATCAGCAGAAGAGTTCAGGAACTGGTGGAGAAGATTCACGACCGCCGCACCAATGACCAGAAAGAAATTGAAAGCTTTCAGCAGATTATCGTGGATAAg GTTACGGAGGTGTGCCAGCAAATGAAGCAGGACATGTACAATGTCTATGAAGAGAACAGCAGTGAGATGCAGGTGAAGCTGCTGGAGTTGACCGATGTGCTGGAAACGTGCACCAGGCTCCACACCGAGCTTCTGAAAGCCAGCCATGTGCTGGCCAGCCTTCAAGAGGGCCTCACCGTCAGTTGCACAGCAGAACCCATGTCAGAGTAG
- the syce2 gene encoding synaptonemal complex central element protein 2 isoform X2 has product MDFFFEEEPDSNPNQNEGRDKDPRMLQVENAEAILSREDDVEENFSSNDISRRVQELVEKIHDRRTNDQKEIESFQQIIVDKVTEVCQQMKQDMYNVYEENSSEMQVKLLELTDVLETCTRLHTELLKASHVLASLQEGLTVSCTAEPMSE; this is encoded by the exons ATGGACTTTTTCTTTGAAGAAGAACCAGACTCAAACCCCAACCAGAACGAAGGACGTGATAAGGACCCACGTATG TTACAAGTAGAAAACGCAGAGGCCATTTTGAGCAGGGAGGATGACGTTGAAGAGAATTTCAG CTCAAACGACATCAGCAGAAGAGTTCAGGAACTGGTGGAGAAGATTCACGACCGCCGCACCAATGACCAGAAAGAAATTGAAAGCTTTCAGCAGATTATCGTGGATAAg GTTACGGAGGTGTGCCAGCAAATGAAGCAGGACATGTACAATGTCTATGAAGAGAACAGCAGTGAGATGCAGGTGAAGCTGCTGGAGTTGACCGATGTGCTGGAAACGTGCACCAGGCTCCACACCGAGCTTCTGAAAGCCAGCCATGTGCTGGCCAGCCTTCAAGAGGGCCTCACCGTCAGTTGCACAGCAGAACCCATGTCAGAGTAG